One window of the Pseudomonas sp. S04 genome contains the following:
- a CDS encoding EscU/YscU/HrcU family type III secretion system export apparatus switch protein yields the protein MNHHNLPRQAIALKYDGQHAPTLTGKGDDALAEAILKIAREHEVPIYENAELVRLLARMELGDSIPEELYRTIAEIIAFAWNLKGKFAQTQDLDTTQLEKDITHRGDDY from the coding sequence ATGAACCACCACAACCTGCCCCGCCAGGCCATCGCCCTCAAATACGACGGCCAGCACGCCCCCACGCTCACCGGCAAAGGCGACGATGCCCTGGCCGAAGCCATCCTGAAAATCGCCCGTGAGCATGAGGTACCGATCTACGAGAACGCCGAGCTGGTGCGGCTGCTGGCGCGGATGGAATTGGGCGATAGCATCCCCGAAGAGCTGTATCGGACCATTGCCGAGATCATTGCGTTTGCCTGGAACCTGAAGGGCAAGTTTGCCCAGACACAGGACCTGGACACGACGCAGCTGGAGAAAGACATCACCCATCGCGGGGATGATTACTGA